From Segatella copri, the proteins below share one genomic window:
- a CDS encoding DNA recombination protein RmuC, with protein sequence MEIVIGIIIGLAIGFFVGKLMEAKSAVEEKTQLVAKAQVLAANIEQIKLHHASEVQSMKSQMENERLYAAKLRAESDQQWAQKLESLKQEMQRMTIEQQKVAAEQLAAKQSALQENNRLQMDELLKPIKEQFADFKKSVEESKTQNEVNKKELQNTFEATMKLFQQEQQQAVLNLKEQTEKIGSDAANLTKALKGDSKMQGDWGEMVLETILENSGLRKDEEFFIQENTKDEEGKNYRPDVIVRFPEGRSVVIDSKVSLTAYSDALAAEDEAEQERLMKAHALSVRKHIDELAAKDYSKLVDDAIGFVLMFIPNETSYIAAMKQQPDLSRYAYQKKIIIISPSNLLMALQLAYNLWQYDRQNKNVEKIVKTAADLYDKVAGFEDTFMSVGDLITRLSGTFDKARKQLYDGSGNVMRRVESLKGLGVTPKKQIKSLEES encoded by the coding sequence ATGGAAATAGTAATTGGAATCATCATAGGGCTTGCCATTGGATTCTTCGTGGGGAAACTGATGGAAGCAAAAAGTGCGGTAGAGGAGAAAACCCAGCTCGTAGCGAAGGCTCAGGTGCTGGCGGCTAACATTGAACAGATAAAACTACATCATGCTTCTGAGGTTCAATCAATGAAATCTCAAATGGAGAACGAGCGGCTGTATGCGGCGAAACTCAGGGCGGAAAGCGACCAGCAGTGGGCACAGAAACTCGAGAGCCTGAAGCAGGAAATGCAGCGAATGACGATAGAACAGCAGAAGGTGGCGGCTGAGCAGTTGGCTGCCAAGCAGTCGGCTCTGCAGGAAAACAACCGTCTGCAGATGGATGAACTCCTGAAACCTATCAAGGAACAGTTTGCTGATTTCAAGAAATCGGTAGAGGAGAGCAAAACCCAGAACGAGGTGAACAAGAAGGAACTGCAGAACACCTTCGAGGCAACGATGAAACTCTTCCAGCAGGAACAGCAGCAGGCTGTACTGAACCTGAAGGAGCAGACCGAGAAGATTGGCTCCGATGCTGCTAACCTGACCAAGGCATTGAAGGGCGACAGCAAGATGCAGGGCGACTGGGGCGAGATGGTGCTGGAAACCATCCTGGAGAACAGCGGACTTCGTAAAGATGAGGAATTCTTCATTCAGGAGAATACGAAAGATGAAGAGGGAAAGAACTATCGTCCGGATGTCATCGTCAGATTCCCGGAAGGCAGAAGTGTGGTCATCGATTCCAAGGTTTCGCTTACCGCCTATTCCGATGCTCTGGCAGCTGAAGATGAGGCTGAACAGGAACGCCTGATGAAGGCACATGCGCTGAGCGTACGAAAGCACATCGATGAACTGGCAGCCAAAGACTATTCCAAACTGGTGGATGATGCCATCGGCTTCGTACTGATGTTCATCCCTAACGAGACCAGCTATATCGCAGCGATGAAGCAGCAGCCTGATCTCAGCCGTTATGCTTATCAGAAGAAGATTATCATCATCTCACCAAGCAATCTGCTCATGGCACTCCAGCTGGCGTATAATCTCTGGCAGTATGACCGGCAGAACAAGAATGTGGAGAAAATCGTGAAGACGGCTGCTGACCTGTATGATAAGGTGGCTGGCTTCGAAGATACCTTTATGAGTGTGGGTGATCTGATAACCCGCCTTTCCGGCACCTTCGACAAGGCAAGAAAGCAGCTTTACGATGGAAGTGGCAACGTGATGCGCAGGGTGGAAAGCTTGAAAGGTCTCGGCGTAACGCCGAAGAAGCAGATTAAATCGCTGGAGGAATCGTAA
- a CDS encoding glycoside hydrolase family 3 N-terminal domain-containing protein has product MKKILLSISLLALAYTASANVPVIKSDPKIEAQVEQTLKKLTLEEKIGQMMELVTDLFGGNDKNGVFYIDEHKTDSILSRYKIGSILNAPNTCAPTAKQWEKYIAQIQKISMKRIGIPCVFGLDQNHGSTYTQGGTLFPQNINVAATFNREIARRSAEATAYETRAVSIPWTYSPTVDLGRDARWPRIWENFGEDCYLSSEMGKAMVYGFQGEDPNNIDQYHIATSMKHFMGYGVPWTGKDRTPAYISPADLREKHFAPFLAGLQAGALTVMVNSASVNGMPMHANKDILTGWLKEETGWDGVLITDWADINNLYTREMVAKDKKDALRIAINAGIDMIMEPYSCDACGYLVELVKEGKIPMSRIDDACRRVLRMKYRLDLFKNPTQKLKNYPKFGGEEFAKLALEGATESMVLLKNEGNILPLQHGKKILLTGPNANQMRCLDGGWSYTWQGHRADEFAGKYNTIYEAFCNEYGKENVILNQGVTYNEKGKYWEENEPQIQGAVAAAKDADVIVACIGENSYTETPGNLTDLWLSENQRNLVKALAQTGKPVILVLNEGRPRLIADIEPLAQGIINILIPGNMGGDALANLVSGKSNFSGKMPYTYPKEINSLANYDFKKSEEVGTMEGAYDYNAKITQQWGFGYGLSYTSYKYSNLKVSQSDFRHGDIIKVSVDVKNTGKVAGKESVLLFSSDLIASMVPDGRRLRAFDKVELQPGETKTMIFELKADDLAFVGWNGKWRLEEGDFKLMIADQSADIHCTDTYQWPTANR; this is encoded by the coding sequence ATGAAGAAAATTTTATTATCTATTTCATTATTGGCATTGGCTTATACAGCCAGTGCCAATGTTCCGGTTATCAAGAGCGACCCTAAGATAGAGGCTCAGGTAGAACAAACCCTGAAGAAACTCACCTTGGAGGAAAAGATAGGTCAGATGATGGAATTGGTGACCGACCTCTTTGGGGGCAACGACAAGAACGGCGTGTTCTATATCGACGAGCACAAGACCGATTCTATCCTTTCCCGCTATAAGATTGGCTCTATCCTCAACGCTCCAAATACTTGCGCACCAACCGCCAAGCAGTGGGAGAAGTACATCGCACAAATCCAGAAGATCTCGATGAAGCGCATCGGTATCCCTTGTGTCTTCGGTCTCGACCAGAACCATGGCTCTACCTATACACAGGGCGGAACCCTCTTCCCGCAGAACATCAATGTGGCTGCCACCTTCAATCGTGAGATAGCTCGCCGTTCGGCTGAGGCTACCGCTTATGAGACTCGTGCGGTGAGCATACCTTGGACTTACAGTCCTACCGTTGACCTCGGTCGTGATGCCCGTTGGCCTCGCATCTGGGAGAACTTTGGCGAGGATTGCTACCTCAGTTCTGAGATGGGCAAGGCGATGGTCTATGGTTTCCAGGGTGAGGACCCAAACAACATCGACCAGTATCACATCGCCACTTCAATGAAGCACTTCATGGGCTATGGTGTGCCTTGGACCGGTAAAGACCGTACGCCAGCCTATATCTCTCCTGCCGACTTGCGAGAGAAGCACTTCGCTCCTTTCCTGGCGGGTCTGCAGGCTGGAGCCTTGACCGTGATGGTGAATTCCGCTTCCGTTAACGGTATGCCGATGCATGCCAACAAGGACATCCTGACAGGATGGCTGAAGGAAGAGACAGGATGGGATGGTGTGCTCATCACCGACTGGGCAGACATCAACAATCTCTATACTCGTGAGATGGTGGCAAAGGACAAGAAGGATGCGCTCCGCATTGCCATCAATGCCGGTATCGACATGATTATGGAACCTTATTCTTGCGATGCTTGTGGCTATCTTGTAGAACTGGTGAAGGAAGGTAAAATTCCGATGAGTCGCATCGACGATGCCTGTCGCCGTGTGCTTCGCATGAAGTACCGTCTCGATCTCTTCAAGAACCCAACCCAGAAACTGAAGAATTATCCTAAGTTTGGTGGCGAGGAGTTTGCCAAGCTCGCCTTGGAGGGAGCTACCGAGAGTATGGTGCTCCTGAAGAACGAGGGTAATATCCTTCCTTTGCAGCATGGCAAGAAGATTCTCCTTACAGGTCCTAATGCCAATCAGATGCGTTGTCTGGACGGTGGATGGAGCTATACCTGGCAGGGACATCGTGCCGATGAGTTTGCCGGCAAGTACAATACCATCTATGAGGCATTCTGTAATGAGTATGGCAAGGAGAATGTTATCTTGAACCAGGGTGTTACCTATAATGAGAAGGGAAAATACTGGGAGGAGAACGAACCTCAGATTCAGGGCGCAGTGGCTGCAGCGAAGGATGCCGACGTCATCGTGGCTTGCATTGGCGAGAACTCCTATACAGAGACTCCGGGCAACCTGACCGACCTTTGGCTCTCAGAGAACCAGCGCAATCTGGTCAAGGCTTTGGCTCAGACAGGCAAGCCTGTCATCTTGGTGCTGAATGAAGGTCGTCCTCGTCTCATCGCCGACATCGAACCATTGGCACAGGGCATCATCAACATCCTTATCCCTGGCAACATGGGCGGCGATGCCTTGGCAAACCTGGTATCGGGCAAGTCAAACTTTAGTGGCAAGATGCCTTACACCTATCCTAAGGAAATCAATTCGCTCGCCAACTATGACTTCAAGAAGAGTGAGGAGGTGGGTACGATGGAAGGTGCTTACGACTACAATGCGAAGATTACCCAGCAGTGGGGCTTCGGATATGGTTTGAGTTATACCTCTTACAAATATAGCAACCTGAAGGTTTCTCAGTCTGATTTCCGCCACGGCGACATCATCAAGGTGAGCGTGGATGTGAAGAATACGGGAAAGGTGGCAGGCAAGGAGAGTGTCCTCCTGTTCAGTAGCGATCTCATCGCTAGTATGGTGCCTGATGGCCGTCGTCTCCGTGCCTTCGACAAGGTGGAACTTCAGCCTGGTGAGACCAAGACCATGATATTTGAATTGAAGGCAGACGATTTGGCCTTCGTAGGTTGGAATGGCAAATGGAGATTGGAGGAAGGCGACTTCAAGTTGATGATAGCCGACCAGAGTGCCGATATCCATTGCACTGATACTTATCAGTGGCCTACTGCCAACCGATAA
- a CDS encoding COG1470 family protein — protein MNQYKGNVLKAMMMLFAMSFAFAGTATLSSCSSDDDPFFTVSEDDNPRILNTDLADQKLDRKTKLNLEIKVTPVHYTTVTWLLDDTQIAEGTTIDQTLPVGNHTLKIVATTTKGKSTSRTLNVTVIPAADDPALGTNASELWVAPGETTTIRNCKNLVDHVQKVLIAGKEAAFEVLDEGKALKVTAPSDLANGDYDITLVDGSGVEFPCGKIKVTTEPRPSMETTLWKGHHYVSWDLGEGDPNKSFNLITKDQVAKWKEGQTLRVYCSMKDDDKYHQIKLATNWWKDLTSPYEFGEGNVVKFVLTQDALDKIAAQDGFICVGHGYYVDKVTIE, from the coding sequence ATGAATCAATATAAAGGTAATGTCTTGAAGGCAATGATGATGCTTTTCGCCATGAGCTTTGCGTTCGCAGGCACTGCTACACTGTCTTCTTGTTCCTCTGACGACGATCCTTTCTTCACCGTATCAGAAGATGACAATCCTCGTATCTTGAACACCGACTTGGCTGACCAGAAGTTGGATCGCAAGACCAAATTGAACTTGGAAATTAAAGTCACTCCTGTTCACTACACCACTGTGACATGGCTCTTGGATGATACTCAGATTGCTGAGGGTACAACCATCGACCAGACTTTGCCAGTGGGCAATCATACTTTGAAGATTGTGGCAACCACCACCAAGGGCAAGAGCACATCCCGCACCTTGAACGTTACCGTGATTCCTGCTGCCGATGACCCAGCTTTGGGTACCAATGCCAGCGAGCTTTGGGTAGCTCCGGGAGAAACTACAACCATCCGCAACTGCAAGAACCTGGTGGATCACGTTCAGAAAGTACTCATCGCTGGTAAGGAGGCTGCCTTCGAAGTTCTCGATGAGGGTAAGGCATTGAAAGTTACAGCTCCTTCTGACCTCGCCAATGGCGATTACGACATTACATTGGTAGATGGCAGTGGTGTAGAGTTCCCTTGCGGTAAAATCAAGGTAACTACAGAGCCACGTCCATCTATGGAGACTACCCTCTGGAAAGGTCATCACTATGTATCTTGGGACTTGGGAGAGGGTGACCCTAACAAGAGCTTCAACCTCATCACCAAGGACCAGGTAGCTAAGTGGAAGGAGGGGCAGACCCTCCGAGTTTACTGCTCGATGAAGGATGACGATAAATACCATCAGATCAAGCTTGCCACCAACTGGTGGAAAGACTTGACTTCTCCATACGAGTTTGGTGAGGGCAATGTCGTGAAGTTTGTGTTGACCCAGGATGCACTCGACAAGATAGCTGCCCAGGATGGGTTCATCTGTGTGGGACATGGCTATTATGTAGATAAAGTAACTATTGAATAA